The Candidatus Bathyarchaeota archaeon genome includes a region encoding these proteins:
- a CDS encoding MscL family protein has protein sequence MTKEDEMLAELKKIREAVEKAPAPAPPKGLWNEFKDFLSKYKILGLAIAFVLGLYLGTLVQSLVTGFIMPLIGLALPGLGNLADATFEVNNQIFAYGAFISALITFIIVAFIAFIVVKVAKKWKIE, from the coding sequence TTGACTAAAGAGGATGAAATGTTAGCAGAATTAAAGAAAATCCGTGAAGCAGTAGAAAAAGCACCCGCACCCGCTCCACCAAAGGGGCTTTGGAATGAATTCAAAGACTTCCTATCAAAATATAAAATTCTTGGCTTAGCCATTGCTTTCGTGTTAGGTTTGTACTTGGGCACGTTGGTTCAGTCGCTTGTCACAGGCTTCATTATGCCTCTAATCGGCTTAGCTTTGCCGGGCCTTGGCAATCTAGCTGATGCAACTTTCGAAGTCAACAACCAAATATTCGCCTATGGTGCCTTCATATCTGCGTTGATTACTTTCATTATCGTGGCTTTCATTGCGTTTATTGTGGTGAAAGTTGCTAAGAAATGGAAGATTGAGTAG
- a CDS encoding YihY/virulence factor BrkB family protein: protein MNRQEVYRMFKTAFTAWLHHNSTLHAAALTFFIILPLPTLLLIVTAIFEQFLGQTQAIQLLVQQITAVVGPAVAELFSQLIVSTGSPFTSVWTTVVVVGFSVGGAIGAFSVLRDTMDIIWEVKVPKGQPLWKRIRQKIVPFALVSALGLIVIAWTGIAGRLFSVIVFLSVDEGLTLVALQAAQVLLSFAVATLLLAIVYKMIPQTKVHWQDVALASTVTGIVFTATNYLFGAYIQTFPVTTVAGAAGALLIILLWIFVLNQIVLFGAELSKTYATTVGTHAKQHLPPSIQKFIEPLQKVGEKIEDALKENSAQPPKEAEAPAQKEP, encoded by the coding sequence ATGAACCGACAAGAAGTATACCGAATGTTCAAAACCGCATTCACCGCTTGGCTACACCACAACTCCACCCTCCACGCGGCCGCACTCACTTTCTTCATAATCCTGCCCCTGCCGACACTGCTACTGATCGTGACAGCGATTTTTGAGCAGTTCTTAGGCCAAACCCAAGCCATCCAACTCCTAGTCCAACAAATAACCGCCGTCGTTGGCCCTGCCGTGGCGGAACTGTTCAGTCAACTAATCGTGAGCACTGGTTCACCCTTTACTTCGGTTTGGACCACTGTGGTGGTTGTTGGTTTCTCAGTCGGTGGCGCCATCGGCGCGTTTTCTGTGTTGCGGGATACGATGGATATCATTTGGGAGGTTAAGGTGCCAAAGGGTCAGCCGCTTTGGAAGCGGATTCGGCAAAAGATTGTGCCGTTTGCGTTGGTTTCGGCGTTGGGTTTGATTGTGATTGCTTGGACGGGTATAGCGGGCAGGTTGTTTAGTGTCATTGTTTTTCTTTCAGTTGATGAAGGGTTAACTTTGGTTGCTCTTCAAGCGGCGCAGGTTCTGCTTTCGTTTGCGGTGGCAACGTTGCTGTTGGCGATTGTGTACAAGATGATTCCCCAAACCAAAGTACACTGGCAAGACGTAGCGTTAGCCTCAACCGTGACAGGCATAGTTTTCACGGCAACCAACTACCTATTCGGAGCCTACATCCAAACCTTCCCAGTCACCACCGTTGCAGGCGCAGCGGGAGCTTTGCTTATTATTTTGCTGTGGATTTTTGTGCTCAACCAAATCGTGCTCTTCGGCGCGGAACTCTCAAAAACCTACGCCACAACCGTGGGCACCCATGCCAAGCAGCATCTGCCCCCGTCGATTCAAAAGTTCATTGAACCCCTGCAGAAGGTTGGCGAAAAGATTGAGGATGCACTAAAAGAAAACTCCGCTCAACCGCCTAAAGAAGCAGAGGCCCCTGCACAGAAAGAGCCGTGA
- the fsa gene encoding fructose-6-phosphate aldolase, with protein MEFFLDTANVEQIKKAVALGVVDGVTTNPTLIAKEGGKSQQAIIAEIAKVVNGPISVEGNADTCDEIVREGEAYSKWAKNIVVKIAFTQEGIKAAKILESRGIKTNITLVFSAGQALIAAKAGASYVSPFIGRLDDISEDGMNLIRDIIQIYKNYGFKTKIIVASIRHPIHVLEAAKAGAHIATIPADVLAKMWNHPLTDIGIKKFKEDFAKSEGQNRT; from the coding sequence ATGGAATTCTTCCTAGATACCGCAAATGTTGAACAGATAAAAAAAGCAGTTGCTCTCGGAGTGGTCGACGGAGTAACAACTAACCCCACACTTATCGCAAAAGAAGGCGGCAAAAGCCAACAAGCGATAATTGCCGAGATTGCAAAAGTAGTAAACGGACCAATATCCGTTGAAGGCAACGCAGATACCTGCGATGAGATTGTTCGCGAGGGCGAAGCATATTCAAAATGGGCAAAAAACATAGTTGTTAAGATTGCGTTTACTCAGGAAGGAATCAAAGCCGCCAAGATTCTTGAAAGCAGAGGAATTAAAACAAACATCACCTTAGTCTTTAGTGCAGGTCAAGCGTTGATTGCGGCGAAGGCGGGGGCAAGCTATGTGTCGCCGTTTATTGGAAGACTAGATGATATTTCCGAAGACGGCATGAACTTGATTAGGGATATTATCCAGATTTACAAAAACTACGGGTTTAAAACAAAGATTATCGTTGCCAGCATCCGCCATCCTATTCACGTTTTGGAGGCAGCAAAAGCAGGGGCGCACATAGCAACCATACCGGCTGATGTTTTAGCAAAGATGTGGAATCACCCCCTGACTGATATTGGAATCAAGAAATTCAAAGAAGACTTCGCAAAAAGCGAAGGACAAAACCGAACCTAA
- a CDS encoding transketolase family protein — MTNSSKINKQMGLIDNIDTPQSKKPSRDGFGKALVEIGAENPNLWVMTADVSESTRTHWFAEKYPDRFVQVGVSEQNLAGVAAGIASCGKTVFISAYGVFSPGRNWDQVRVSICYNNLPVKLHGSHTGVTVGPDGASHQALEDIAITRVLPNMTVIVPADVEEARKATIEASKTKNPVYIRSCREKMPVFTTHLTPFVIGKANTYRDGKDVAIFACGPQVYESILAAEKLESEGISCAVIDCHTIKPIDTEAIRFWAKRTGFIVSVEDHQITGGLGGAIAEVLSESGKSTPCVLRRHGIKNMFCESGEPLELLKKYKLDCEGIAEFVRENYRATTE; from the coding sequence ATGACGAATTCATCAAAAATCAACAAACAAATGGGCCTAATAGATAACATTGACACGCCGCAAAGCAAAAAACCAAGTCGAGACGGATTTGGAAAAGCATTAGTTGAAATCGGAGCCGAAAACCCCAACCTTTGGGTAATGACTGCTGACGTCTCTGAAAGCACCCGAACACACTGGTTCGCAGAAAAATATCCTGACAGATTTGTCCAAGTTGGAGTATCTGAACAGAACCTGGCAGGTGTAGCCGCAGGTATTGCTTCTTGTGGAAAAACAGTCTTCATCTCAGCGTACGGAGTTTTTTCACCTGGACGCAACTGGGATCAGGTCCGTGTTTCAATCTGTTACAATAATCTACCAGTAAAATTGCACGGTTCCCACACTGGAGTTACAGTTGGACCCGACGGCGCATCCCACCAAGCCCTAGAAGACATCGCAATCACCCGAGTTCTCCCCAACATGACCGTTATCGTTCCAGCAGATGTTGAAGAAGCAAGAAAAGCAACCATCGAAGCAAGTAAAACAAAAAATCCTGTCTACATCAGATCCTGCCGAGAAAAAATGCCCGTATTCACCACACATCTAACACCCTTCGTAATTGGAAAGGCAAACACTTACCGCGATGGAAAAGATGTAGCGATCTTTGCGTGTGGACCACAAGTGTATGAATCAATACTTGCAGCAGAGAAACTTGAATCCGAAGGAATCTCGTGTGCCGTAATCGACTGCCACACAATTAAACCAATAGACACCGAAGCAATCAGGTTTTGGGCGAAAAGAACAGGCTTCATCGTCAGTGTTGAAGATCACCAAATAACAGGGGGACTCGGCGGCGCAATCGCAGAGGTTTTAAGTGAATCAGGAAAGTCGACCCCTTGTGTGTTAAGGCGGCACGGCATCAAGAACATGTTCTGTGAATCGGGAGAGCCTCTTGAACTTTTGAAGAAATATAAACTTGACTGCGAGGGCATTGCAGAATTCGTTCGAGAAAACTACCGAGCTACAACCGAGTAA
- a CDS encoding transketolase — protein MGATKVTDIQKLYLLSNNIRQSIVKMLHAAKSGHPAGSMGLADIFTALYFNVLNHDPKNPNWEGRDRFVLSNGHVCPGLYATMAEAGYFPKEELMTLRKLGSRLQGHPHRETLPGIENSSGPLGQGLSIAVGMALVAKREKKSWSVYCVCSDGEHNEGQIWEAVLLANKFKLGNLVAIMDRNNIQIDGFTEDVLPLESLEEKYKAFGWHVINIDGHNIQQIISACNEAKTIIDKPTMIIAHTIPGKDISFMEFITEWHGKSPGDKEATTALEDLEQERKFYRNQQKE, from the coding sequence ATTGGCGCAACCAAAGTTACGGATATACAGAAACTCTATCTGTTATCGAACAACATTAGACAAAGCATTGTAAAGATGCTTCATGCAGCAAAATCGGGTCACCCTGCAGGCTCGATGGGTTTAGCTGATATATTTACAGCACTTTACTTCAATGTTCTAAACCACGATCCCAAGAACCCAAATTGGGAAGGCAGAGACCGATTTGTCTTATCTAACGGTCACGTCTGTCCGGGATTATACGCTACAATGGCAGAAGCGGGATACTTCCCCAAAGAAGAGTTAATGACCCTAAGAAAACTGGGTTCAAGATTACAGGGGCATCCTCACAGAGAAACATTACCTGGAATAGAGAACAGTTCAGGTCCTCTCGGTCAGGGACTCTCGATTGCAGTTGGAATGGCACTTGTTGCAAAACGAGAAAAAAAGAGCTGGAGCGTTTACTGTGTTTGCTCAGACGGGGAACATAATGAGGGACAAATATGGGAAGCAGTCCTCTTAGCGAACAAATTTAAACTGGGCAATTTAGTTGCAATAATGGACCGCAACAACATCCAAATCGACGGGTTTACTGAAGATGTCCTTCCACTCGAATCACTCGAAGAAAAATACAAAGCCTTCGGATGGCACGTAATCAACATCGACGGCCACAACATTCAACAAATAATTTCCGCTTGCAACGAAGCCAAAACCATAATCGATAAACCAACGATGATAATCGCACACACTATACCTGGAAAAGATATCTCATTTATGGAATTTATCACCGAGTGGCACGGCAAATCTCCAGGTGACAAAGAAGCAACAACAGCCTTAGAAGATCTTGAACAGGAGCGAAAATTCTATCGCAATCAACAAAAGGAGTAG
- the prs gene encoding ribose-phosphate diphosphokinase — protein MEKFLLVGPNCSDLAEPNIQIKKFHDCENYIYIPQIEKLTGKHVTILHRCYPDQDSRLLQFFQILSAVKPVAAKVTAIIPYLPYSRQDEISRPGETDSARMIIKLLASAGLDELVTFNCHFIESGEAKKDVAGLSIENRSIATDLLNYVSPRVTNPVFIAPDQGSAHFVEKLGGISMEKTMGAYIHGPIAFRQITSEKLDADIAGRDVILIDDMIISGETMIKAVQVCKKGGAKRIVCASVHGLLVGCAFDRIRAAGAKEIVVSDSVPSPAAVVSIKKQLKDFL, from the coding sequence ATGGAAAAATTTCTATTAGTTGGTCCGAACTGTTCCGACCTCGCAGAACCAAACATCCAGATAAAGAAATTCCATGACTGCGAGAATTACATATACATTCCACAGATTGAAAAACTAACAGGCAAACACGTTACAATCCTACACAGATGTTACCCAGACCAAGACTCACGTCTTCTACAGTTTTTCCAAATTTTAAGCGCAGTAAAACCCGTTGCAGCAAAAGTAACTGCAATCATCCCCTATCTGCCCTACTCTAGGCAAGACGAGATTTCTAGACCTGGCGAAACTGATTCTGCAAGAATGATTATCAAATTACTCGCCAGCGCGGGGCTTGATGAACTCGTAACTTTTAATTGCCACTTTATAGAATCAGGTGAAGCCAAAAAGGATGTCGCGGGATTATCTATAGAGAACAGATCAATTGCGACAGACTTACTAAATTATGTTAGTCCTCGAGTAACAAACCCAGTTTTTATTGCACCCGATCAAGGTTCCGCACATTTTGTTGAAAAACTAGGCGGGATTAGCATGGAAAAAACCATGGGCGCTTACATCCATGGACCAATTGCCTTTAGACAAATAACCTCTGAAAAACTCGATGCAGACATTGCAGGTAGAGACGTTATTTTGATCGATGACATGATCATTAGCGGAGAGACGATGATTAAGGCTGTGCAGGTATGCAAAAAGGGTGGAGCTAAAAGAATCGTTTGCGCTTCAGTTCATGGGTTATTGGTGGGTTGTGCGTTTGATAGGATTAGGGCTGCGGGTGCAAAAGAAATCGTAGTTAGTGATAGTGTGCCAAGCCCTGCAGCGGTTGTAAGCATAAAGAAGCAGCTAAAAGACTTTCTATAA
- a CDS encoding MarC family protein — MHLKRCAAFSTVDFAIVAISSIVAVMNPLSTTAVFIALTKGNNPEKNRKIAAKATKLGFVILAFFALTGTLLFQIFSLEVYAFQIAGGILLVSIALRMLSEKNGFSTEENHEEISIIPLTFPLTAGPGTITTVILLFSQAISVFEAVFVFVGIAVGVLLSYLGMVHAHRLFKLLGKDGIRVVTALMAIIVLAIAVQFVITGIISVIPHITQ, encoded by the coding sequence CTGCACCTAAAGAGGTGCGCAGCTTTCTCAACAGTTGACTTTGCGATAGTAGCAATTTCATCTATCGTGGCAGTGATGAATCCCCTCAGCACCACCGCTGTATTCATCGCGCTCACGAAGGGAAATAACCCTGAGAAAAACCGCAAAATAGCTGCTAAAGCCACAAAATTAGGCTTCGTTATTTTGGCTTTTTTCGCTCTTACAGGCACACTTCTTTTTCAAATATTTAGCCTTGAAGTATACGCATTCCAGATAGCAGGCGGTATTCTTCTGGTTTCAATCGCGTTGAGGATGCTTTCTGAAAAAAACGGGTTTTCAACTGAAGAAAATCATGAAGAAATTTCAATTATTCCATTGACTTTTCCTCTTACCGCAGGTCCAGGAACCATAACTACAGTCATCTTGTTGTTTTCGCAGGCAATCAGTGTTTTTGAGGCAGTTTTCGTATTTGTAGGAATAGCCGTTGGGGTTCTGTTATCCTACTTGGGAATGGTGCATGCGCACAGATTGTTCAAGCTTTTAGGGAAAGACGGTATACGCGTGGTAACCGCGCTGATGGCAATAATCGTGCTTGCGATTGCAGTACAATTTGTTATAACCGGAATCATTTCCGTTATCCCCCATATCACCCAGTGA
- a CDS encoding SPFH/Band 7/PHB domain protein, with protein sequence MVDIIQILAIVVPIIFIVYVLLSSLRIVRPIERGLVERLGKYHRFVQPGITLLVPFVDRIIKVNITERMTPVQRQDVITRDKVFMGVDAVVFYKVKTDETSVKASQYFVNNYESQIDTLARTVLRDIIGGMDMTVANTSRPTINAKLKEALDEQTKDWGIEIVRAEIKDLEPPRGLMSSMESVLKADNERQAAEKTAIAQATLASGEKNAAIQRAEGMKQAAILQAEGQKTATIAIAEGDAQATKLRNEALTTYFKDSAITFKQLETIMMSLQNNTKIIVPEGKAISLILNEQENLNKATILPIPPPPAQKKTTQ encoded by the coding sequence ATGGTTGACATTATTCAAATTTTAGCGATAGTTGTACCGATAATTTTTATCGTGTACGTTTTGCTCTCGTCACTTCGTATTGTTAGACCCATAGAGCGAGGGCTAGTTGAACGTCTGGGCAAGTATCACCGATTTGTGCAGCCAGGCATCACGCTGCTTGTGCCCTTCGTTGACCGCATCATAAAAGTCAACATCACCGAACGCATGACCCCCGTGCAACGTCAAGACGTCATCACAAGAGACAAAGTATTCATGGGTGTAGACGCAGTCGTCTTCTACAAAGTGAAGACCGACGAAACCTCAGTCAAAGCATCCCAGTACTTTGTAAACAACTACGAATCCCAAATCGACACCCTAGCACGAACAGTGCTTCGCGACATCATCGGCGGCATGGACATGACCGTAGCAAACACCAGCCGCCCCACCATCAACGCAAAACTCAAAGAAGCACTCGACGAACAAACCAAAGACTGGGGTATAGAAATCGTCCGGGCAGAAATCAAAGACCTCGAACCCCCACGCGGCTTAATGAGCAGCATGGAATCCGTGCTTAAAGCCGACAACGAACGCCAAGCCGCAGAAAAAACCGCCATCGCACAGGCCACATTGGCAAGTGGTGAAAAGAACGCGGCGATTCAACGGGCGGAAGGTATGAAGCAAGCAGCCATATTGCAGGCGGAAGGTCAAAAAACAGCCACCATCGCCATCGCAGAGGGTGACGCGCAAGCTACGAAACTGCGCAACGAAGCCTTAACCACCTACTTCAAGGACTCCGCCATAACCTTCAAGCAGCTTGAAACAATCATGATGTCGCTGCAGAATAATACAAAAATCATAGTGCCAGAAGGCAAAGCCATCTCGCTGATACTAAACGAGCAGGAAAACCTAAACAAAGCCACGATTCTGCCGATACCCCCGCCGCCAGCACAGAAGAAAACCACCCAATAA
- a CDS encoding NUDIX hydrolase: MKKYTGKTSTAIIPYPDGKILLIKRNTRPFVGYWALPGGRMDPGETIEQTVVREVKEETGLDVAIVEVLGEYVEVGVKDDVEYEYYPTCFVVKPVGGELKKQDSEIQQMQLFSLDALPLPLAFEHEKMIEDYVSHLKNGVKP, translated from the coding sequence ATGAAAAAATACACTGGCAAAACATCGACCGCGATAATCCCTTACCCTGATGGTAAGATTTTGCTTATAAAACGCAACACGCGCCCGTTTGTGGGTTACTGGGCGCTGCCTGGCGGCAGAATGGACCCTGGGGAAACCATAGAGCAAACTGTGGTTCGGGAAGTCAAAGAGGAAACAGGGCTCGACGTAGCGATAGTAGAGGTATTGGGCGAATATGTTGAAGTAGGCGTCAAAGATGACGTAGAATACGAGTACTACCCCACCTGCTTTGTGGTTAAGCCTGTGGGTGGAGAGCTAAAAAAGCAAGACAGCGAAATCCAGCAGATGCAACTTTTCAGCTTAGACGCGTTGCCTTTGCCTTTGGCGTTTGAGCACGAAAAAATGATAGAGGATTATGTTTCACACCTAAAAAACGGCGTGAAACCCTAA
- a CDS encoding metal ABC transporter permease, which translates to MSEALLYSVITAVFVGISAGYLGSLMVLEKMALVGDALSHVALPGLAIGILFNFDPLVGAFAFLFISAVIIWHLQRVTKISFEALVGAMFTFALAAGILLMGDDLEALEEALFGDITKITAMHVGAAVIISIGAILLTRVLYKKVVLAMISEDLAVSKGINVARTNLMYLLLVSLVVAIGIQIVGTLLVGFLVIVPAIAARNLSTNMHRYVMFSAVFGLVAAVSGVLLANYFGQHPGPVVVFTGITIFAVTVLINWRKKYTT; encoded by the coding sequence ATGTCAGAGGCCCTGCTCTACAGCGTCATAACTGCCGTCTTCGTCGGTATATCTGCAGGTTACCTTGGTTCCTTGATGGTTTTGGAAAAGATGGCGCTCGTCGGCGATGCTCTCTCCCACGTTGCATTACCCGGCTTGGCGATTGGGATCCTTTTCAATTTTGATCCCTTGGTCGGTGCGTTTGCTTTCCTGTTTATTTCAGCCGTCATAATTTGGCATCTGCAGCGGGTAACCAAGATTTCTTTTGAGGCACTCGTTGGTGCAATGTTTACTTTTGCGTTAGCAGCAGGTATCCTGTTAATGGGGGACGATTTAGAAGCGTTAGAAGAAGCACTTTTTGGAGACATAACCAAAATCACCGCCATGCATGTTGGAGCTGCAGTTATAATCTCAATCGGCGCCATCCTCCTCACACGGGTGCTCTACAAAAAAGTCGTCTTAGCAATGATCTCCGAGGATCTAGCTGTTTCAAAAGGCATCAACGTGGCTAGGACAAACCTGATGTATCTGCTTTTGGTTTCGTTGGTTGTAGCTATCGGCATCCAAATCGTCGGCACCCTGCTAGTTGGTTTTCTCGTAATAGTGCCTGCGATTGCGGCCAGAAACTTGAGCACTAACATGCACAGGTACGTGATGTTTAGCGCGGTTTTCGGGTTAGTTGCGGCCGTTTCGGGTGTGCTTTTGGCGAACTATTTTGGGCAGCATCCTGGTCCCGTGGTGGTTTTCACTGGAATAACCATCTTTGCGGTCACTGTGCTTATTAACTGGCGAAAGAAGTACACAACCTGA
- a CDS encoding metal ABC transporter ATP-binding protein has translation MADANGYILKVSNLGVKLQNQTLLNHVSFNVKKGKTLAILGPNGAGKTVLLRTLLNLLPYTGSIEWTEKVKIGYVPQYVTVSDVPMSVKEFLSIGKGNYIEALESVRLTDKSILNKRLGVLSGGQLRRVLIAWALIDHPNVLLLDEPTTGVDMDSEEPIYLMLNEIKKTQKITILLITHNIHIVQEYADDLLALNKCVTYCGPSSEIGKPNIQKQIYGETVCVETQKGEP, from the coding sequence ATGGCGGATGCTAACGGTTACATATTGAAGGTTTCAAACCTTGGAGTTAAACTGCAAAACCAAACCTTACTAAACCATGTCAGCTTCAACGTTAAAAAAGGCAAAACCTTAGCCATATTGGGACCTAACGGGGCAGGCAAAACGGTTTTGCTGCGCACTCTTCTAAACCTTCTACCTTATACTGGGTCAATTGAGTGGACTGAAAAGGTCAAGATTGGCTATGTTCCCCAGTACGTAACTGTCTCCGATGTGCCGATGTCTGTGAAGGAGTTTCTCTCCATCGGAAAAGGAAACTACATAGAGGCGCTAGAGAGTGTACGGTTAACCGACAAAAGCATCCTAAACAAGCGTCTCGGAGTCCTCTCGGGTGGACAGTTGCGGCGGGTGCTTATTGCTTGGGCATTAATCGACCACCCAAACGTGCTGCTCCTCGATGAACCCACTACAGGTGTGGATATGGACAGCGAGGAACCCATTTATTTGATGCTAAACGAAATCAAAAAAACTCAGAAAATAACCATTCTCCTAATCACCCACAACATACATATCGTCCAAGAATACGCTGACGACTTACTTGCCCTAAACAAATGCGTAACATACTGCGGTCCCTCAAGCGAAATAGGCAAACCAAACATCCAAAAGCAGATCTACGGCGAAACAGTCTGTGTTGAAACCCAAAAAGGAGAACCATAA
- a CDS encoding Nre family DNA repair protein — MTLTQKPPAPTQNPNNWLVDVIRKVNKNALDQQVITHSNSSLCVLCKGARFLCGKTRCPIMVKVNTFLKSVPLMETQDIDGMSPPSVFIGRIGYPNVYIGPLVPPVHEDTSIYDLPEQWFGKSMDEIVGFRSLLVRGKHRVNVQKTTDSNKILDQTRDLALADNSVDIELNLTKKPRGSIHLDDDVQPFGPSAPIRDLHVGSARYNDKIEKAYYDTDLRATNAVVELYNRGVMVTKIQKAFSVGAFGIEKKRRLVPTRWSITAVDDIISKSLVEKVKTFPEINEYRVYESIYLDNVFEILMIPQQWSYESMEAWYPGTVWNPGGSSVAIYSDWEGNSGRSTYAAIGGCYYSARLAVCELLLKERRQATAIVLREARPGYIMPIGVWQVRENVRNAMRQKPYMFKSLAESLQFIGGRFEIPMQRWILQSQLLQKALFQRRISDFFSAK; from the coding sequence ATGACTTTAACCCAAAAACCACCCGCACCAACGCAGAACCCTAACAACTGGCTAGTGGATGTTATACGAAAAGTCAATAAAAACGCCCTCGACCAGCAAGTCATCACCCACAGCAACAGCAGCCTCTGCGTCCTGTGCAAAGGCGCACGGTTTCTCTGCGGCAAAACCCGCTGCCCAATCATGGTTAAAGTCAACACCTTCCTCAAAAGCGTCCCTTTGATGGAAACCCAAGACATCGACGGCATGTCGCCGCCCAGCGTTTTCATAGGCAGAATCGGCTACCCCAACGTCTACATTGGGCCGCTGGTGCCGCCTGTGCATGAGGACACAAGCATCTATGACTTGCCTGAGCAGTGGTTCGGCAAATCCATGGATGAAATCGTCGGTTTCCGCAGTCTCCTCGTGAGGGGGAAACATCGCGTTAACGTGCAAAAAACCACCGACTCAAACAAGATTTTGGATCAGACACGCGATTTGGCCCTTGCCGACAACAGCGTAGACATTGAACTTAACCTAACCAAAAAACCCCGCGGTTCCATACACCTCGACGATGACGTGCAGCCGTTTGGGCCCTCAGCCCCCATCCGTGACCTCCATGTTGGCAGCGCCCGCTATAACGACAAAATTGAGAAAGCCTACTACGACACAGACCTTCGGGCTACCAATGCGGTGGTGGAACTCTACAATCGCGGTGTCATGGTTACTAAGATTCAGAAGGCGTTTAGCGTCGGCGCTTTTGGTATTGAAAAGAAGCGGCGGCTTGTGCCCACACGCTGGAGCATCACTGCAGTCGATGACATCATCTCTAAAAGTTTGGTTGAGAAAGTGAAGACTTTCCCAGAAATCAACGAGTACCGCGTGTATGAATCCATCTATTTGGATAACGTGTTTGAGATTTTGATGATTCCCCAACAGTGGAGCTACGAATCCATGGAGGCATGGTACCCTGGCACAGTCTGGAACCCCGGCGGCTCATCAGTGGCTATCTACTCTGATTGGGAAGGCAACAGTGGACGCAGCACCTACGCCGCAATCGGCGGCTGCTACTACAGCGCCCGCCTCGCAGTGTGCGAGTTGCTCCTAAAAGAACGCCGCCAAGCAACCGCCATCGTGCTGCGAGAAGCCCGCCCAGGCTACATCATGCCCATAGGCGTGTGGCAAGTCCGCGAAAATGTACGTAACGCCATGCGCCAGAAGCCCTACATGTTCAAAAGCCTCGCGGAGTCACTGCAGTTCATCGGGGGCAGGTTTGAAATCCCAATGCAACGTTGGATACTGCAGAGTCAACTGCTTCAGAAGGCGCTGTTCCAGCGACGCATAAGCGATTTCTTTTCAGCCAAGTAA
- a CDS encoding GNAT family N-acetyltransferase, which produces MSITPKVVTLTPENYTELCCPCFLNPKQEGHQIKLEWLKDRLSEGLTIKHLLLQNEKKPNGFIEYTPGEYAWRAVDAADYLFIHCIWMNPNKYKQKGYGSLLLQEAIKDAEQQNKAGVAVVTSDGPHMAAKNLFLKNGFELVAQDDRFELLVKPLRKAALPKFKDWRKQLLQYKGLNVVYSNQCPWVARSIRDLTAMANEKGLDLKVTELKTAKEAQNAPSIYGTFTLINDGKIFADHYLSTTRFLNILKKELKLIK; this is translated from the coding sequence ATGAGCATCACCCCCAAAGTAGTCACCTTAACCCCCGAAAACTATACAGAACTATGTTGCCCCTGCTTTCTCAACCCAAAACAGGAAGGACACCAAATCAAGCTGGAATGGCTCAAAGACCGATTATCCGAGGGCTTAACCATAAAGCACCTGTTACTTCAAAACGAAAAGAAACCCAACGGCTTCATCGAATACACCCCTGGCGAGTATGCATGGCGAGCTGTGGATGCAGCAGACTACTTGTTTATCCACTGCATCTGGATGAACCCCAACAAGTACAAACAAAAAGGCTACGGTTCACTTCTACTCCAAGAAGCAATCAAAGACGCAGAGCAGCAGAATAAGGCAGGTGTTGCGGTTGTGACAAGCGATGGACCCCACATGGCAGCTAAAAACCTATTCCTCAAGAATGGCTTTGAATTAGTTGCCCAAGATGACCGTTTTGAATTGCTCGTTAAACCTCTGCGCAAAGCGGCTTTGCCCAAGTTTAAGGATTGGAGAAAACAGCTCCTGCAATACAAGGGGCTTAACGTTGTTTATTCCAACCAGTGCCCATGGGTCGCTCGTTCCATCCGAGACTTAACTGCAATGGCTAACGAAAAGGGTTTGGATCTCAAAGTGACTGAATTAAAAACCGCCAAAGAAGCCCAAAACGCGCCTTCAATTTACGGAACCTTTACGCTAATCAACGATGGAAAAATATTTGCCGATCACTACCTATCTACAACACGCTTCTTAAACATCTTAAAGAAAGAACTAAAGCTGATAAAATAA